A section of the Metabacillus endolithicus genome encodes:
- a CDS encoding helix-turn-helix domain-containing protein, with protein MTDLLLTKLHHFKLDMMKIRDGGMEFIHVMNGHISLIYIASGHGFIVRNGEQEPLKEGKSYFLTEDCQFLSTAPELLTVYKLSWDKKVKELSNILSIRLADQLPAKMVSLWDEAIRLQKGESLSAQCRFQSAIWTILSFLTDYAEVDQIEETMELIRKNVASPYSVATLAEKVNMTPNSFARAFKKRVGMSPKEFLIEERIQTAKALMLQNKGITTKDVAMKIGLQDEFYFSRLFKQKVGEAPTVFMKKSKERIAVVSQMFLQDHLLALGIQPVAAPFYPSVYPSSNGLPSHLEHHLQGTRLLNAEKMFKPEDILQSQPDRIFKTPLHNGEVQAVLLSHQQKVQHISLKTEWNAYFREIASLLGKENMVDKIEHEICCLESKVKDELCPLTRKGNWAVIWIRQNEIRLYGHSDHACFDLLYQKLGFEPHPDLPTSGYRVLTVEDLAALNIDKLLILWSHEKDVWKVVQSKEWKNIKAVKNREIYYPKSHEWDPWGPIGRKHMLLQFSSSFKTSRLMS; from the coding sequence ATGACAGATTTACTTTTGACTAAGCTTCATCATTTTAAGTTAGATATGATGAAAATCCGTGATGGAGGTATGGAATTCATCCACGTCATGAACGGGCATATTAGCCTTATTTACATTGCTTCAGGTCACGGGTTTATCGTGAGAAATGGAGAGCAGGAACCTCTTAAGGAAGGGAAAAGTTATTTCTTAACAGAAGACTGTCAATTCCTATCCACTGCCCCGGAGCTTTTAACTGTTTATAAGCTGTCATGGGATAAGAAAGTAAAAGAACTTTCTAATATATTGTCGATTCGCCTTGCTGACCAATTGCCAGCAAAAATGGTTTCGCTGTGGGATGAAGCCATTCGTTTACAAAAAGGGGAGTCGTTGTCGGCTCAATGTAGGTTTCAATCAGCGATTTGGACTATTTTATCTTTTTTAACTGATTATGCAGAAGTGGATCAGATCGAGGAAACGATGGAATTGATTCGAAAGAATGTAGCAAGTCCATATTCGGTTGCAACACTAGCTGAAAAAGTAAATATGACTCCAAATTCTTTTGCGCGTGCGTTTAAAAAGCGGGTAGGAATGTCGCCCAAAGAGTTTTTAATTGAGGAAAGAATTCAAACAGCAAAGGCGCTTATGCTTCAAAATAAGGGCATTACAACAAAAGATGTTGCGATGAAGATTGGGTTACAGGATGAATTTTATTTTAGTCGTCTTTTTAAACAAAAAGTAGGAGAGGCTCCAACCGTTTTTATGAAAAAATCAAAAGAAAGAATTGCGGTTGTGAGTCAAATGTTTTTACAAGATCATTTACTAGCATTAGGCATACAGCCTGTAGCGGCCCCATTCTACCCATCTGTTTATCCGTCAAGTAACGGGCTACCGAGTCATCTTGAACATCATTTACAAGGAACACGTCTACTAAATGCAGAAAAGATGTTTAAACCAGAAGACATTCTTCAATCACAGCCAGATCGAATTTTTAAAACTCCTTTACATAATGGAGAAGTACAAGCTGTGTTGCTATCACATCAGCAAAAAGTACAGCATATTTCATTGAAAACAGAATGGAATGCCTACTTTCGCGAGATTGCAAGCTTACTTGGAAAAGAGAATATGGTTGATAAGATCGAGCATGAGATTTGTTGCTTGGAGTCAAAAGTGAAGGATGAACTCTGTCCTTTGACGAGAAAAGGGAACTGGGCGGTTATATGGATCAGACAAAATGAAATCCGTCTTTATGGTCACAGTGATCATGCTTGCTTTGATCTACTTTACCAAAAGCTGGGCTTTGAGCCTCATCCTGATTTGCCAACTAGTGGATACCGAGTACTCACAGTAGAAGATCTTGCTGCGTTAAATATTGACAAGCTGCTAATCCTTTGGAGTCATGAAAAAGATGTATGGAAAGTGGTTCAATCAAAAGAATGGAAAAACATAAAAGCTGTTAAAAATAGAGAAATCTACTATCCCAAAAGCCATGAATGGGATCCTTGGGGACCAATAGGCAGGAAGCATATGCTCCTACAATTTAGCTCAAGCTTTAAAACTTCAAGATTAATGTCATAG
- a CDS encoding antibiotic biosynthesis monooxygenase family protein: MFIQKKSITVTEGHAEKMVERFAGEGIIEKQPGFIDMSVSKKKQRKGNEEVMILIRWESESAWKAWETSEIHLAGHRENRGKPSPSFILDSCQDLYYVLGQKEYTSP, encoded by the coding sequence ATTTTTATTCAGAAAAAATCAATCACTGTTACAGAGGGTCATGCGGAGAAGATGGTAGAGCGTTTTGCAGGGGAGGGAATCATTGAGAAGCAACCGGGCTTTATTGATATGAGTGTTAGCAAGAAAAAACAACGAAAAGGTAATGAAGAAGTGATGATTCTCATTCGTTGGGAATCAGAAAGTGCTTGGAAGGCATGGGAAACAAGTGAGATTCATCTAGCTGGCCACCGTGAAAATCGTGGCAAACCTTCTCCTTCATTCATTTTAGATAGTTGTCAAGATTTATACTATGTGCTCGGACAGAAAGAATATACAAGCCCATAA
- a CDS encoding MFS transporter has translation MRKNRNVWILLTGEFVAGFGLWLGIIGDLEFMQDKVSSDFLKSLILVAGIFAGIIAGPLAGKITDQYNKKTIMLYSGIARLISVAFMFIAIETGSVWWMIAFLIAINLSAAFYFPALQATLPLVVEKKDLLQLNGIHTNVSTLSRILGTAAAGIFLSVMSLWTLYLLAFISYVVLFILTCFLKVDEQKGKAQSIKEDAASNGQGFKEVFPLIKGQPLVLMTLVLTIVPILFIGGFNLIIIAISEIQNNPSVKAWLYAAEGISFMLGAFFVKRYGNKSPYATLLFFSTIIGISQLVLYFTNMPIITVVAFILFGFSVGTFFPTAATIFQTNVPSDFHGRFFSFRGMFDDFTYQIVLVATGLLLDIIGFQQMTVIFGVLSLLITGCFYMKFRNGNRENSLFEEAG, from the coding sequence ATGAGAAAAAATAGAAATGTGTGGATTCTGCTAACAGGTGAATTTGTAGCAGGATTTGGATTATGGCTGGGTATTATCGGTGATCTTGAGTTTATGCAGGATAAGGTATCTTCTGATTTCTTAAAATCTCTTATTCTTGTAGCTGGTATTTTTGCAGGAATTATCGCTGGTCCACTTGCGGGAAAGATTACAGACCAATATAACAAGAAAACTATCATGCTTTACTCTGGCATTGCACGACTCATCAGTGTAGCTTTTATGTTTATCGCGATCGAAACAGGCTCTGTTTGGTGGATGATTGCGTTTCTTATTGCTATTAATCTTTCAGCAGCCTTCTATTTCCCAGCATTGCAAGCAACTCTCCCTCTTGTTGTGGAGAAAAAAGATTTGTTGCAGCTTAACGGAATCCATACAAATGTTTCTACTCTATCCCGCATTCTAGGTACAGCCGCTGCTGGGATTTTCTTAAGTGTAATGTCACTTTGGACGCTTTATTTGTTGGCGTTTATCTCTTATGTTGTTCTTTTTATTCTTACATGCTTCTTAAAAGTAGATGAACAAAAGGGTAAAGCTCAAAGCATTAAAGAAGATGCTGCTTCAAATGGACAAGGATTTAAAGAGGTGTTTCCTCTTATAAAAGGTCAGCCTCTTGTCCTCATGACACTTGTTTTAACGATCGTACCGATTCTGTTTATTGGGGGCTTTAATCTGATCATTATCGCGATAAGTGAAATTCAAAACAATCCCTCAGTAAAAGCCTGGCTATATGCTGCAGAAGGAATTTCCTTTATGCTCGGTGCTTTTTTCGTTAAAAGATATGGGAACAAGTCTCCATATGCTACGTTATTGTTCTTTTCAACTATAATCGGGATTTCTCAACTAGTCCTCTATTTTACAAACATGCCGATTATAACAGTTGTAGCGTTTATTTTATTCGGCTTTTCAGTAGGTACTTTCTTTCCAACTGCAGCGACAATCTTTCAGACAAATGTTCCGAGTGATTTTCATGGTCGATTTTTCTCTTTCAGGGGAATGTTTGACGATTTCACCTATCAAATCGTTTTAGTCGCAACAGGACTTTTATTAGATATCATCGGATTTCAACAGATGACTGTGATCTTTGGTGTGTTGTCACTCCTGATTACGGGTTGTTTTTATATGAAGTTTAGGAATGGGAATAGAGAGAATTCTTTGTTTGAAGAAGCTGGGTGA